In the genome of Zobellia nedashkovskayae, the window AGGCAAAACAGTATCCTATTTAGCTATTGATGAAGCGGTTGTTGGCTTTGTTGTTATTGGCGATAAAATAAAAGAAACAAGTGCCAAAGCTATTAAAGCACTTCAAGATAAAGGTGTAGCGGTCGTTATGCTTACTGGGGATAATCACGATACAGCTCAAGCAGTCGCCAAAGAACTCGGTCTTGCCGACTTTAAAGCGGGAATGCTGCCTGAAGATAAATTAGCAGAGGTTAAAAAACTGCAGGAACAAGGACATGTAGTAGCAATGGCAGGAGATGGTATTAATGACGCACCTGCATTAGCCAAAAGTGATGTAGGTATTGCCATGGGAACCGGAACGGATGTAGCCATAGAAAGCGCCATGATAACCTTGGTAAAAGGTGATTTGCACGGTATTGTAAAAGCAAGAAACTTAAGTGAAGCCGTAATGAAGAACATCAAGCAAAATTTGTTTTTCGCACTCATATATAATACTATTGGAATACCCATTGCGGCGGGAATTCTATATCCCGTTTTTGGACTTTTATTATCTCCAATGATTGCCGCATTGGCCATGAGTTTTAGTTCGCTATCGGTAATTGCGAATGCACTAAGGCTACGAACGGTTAAAATTGAGTAACACAAGGTGGTATAATTAAAGGAGTGTTTATATGAAAATGATACTAAACTGTCTATGAGCACCCTATTTTGTGCTAAATAAATAGTGGTTTGGAAAAACAGAATTTAGCTCAGGAGCTATACGATGGTAAATTTAAGTTATATTTGTCGCTCTCATTATTAGTGATTTGGACAAAAAACAAACGACCTTAAAGGATATTGCCTCGAAACTTAATGTTTCTATTTCTACTGTTTCCAGAGCATTACAAGGTAACCCCCGCATTAGCATTCAAACGAGGGAAAAAGTACTTGAGTTGGCAAAAGAGTACAATTATTTCCAGACCAAACACATAAATCCTTTTGCTAAAAAGAAAATACAGGCGGTGGGTGTTATTGTACCTAGCATAAAGTACCACCTGTACGCTATGGCCATTTCCGGTATAGAAGAAATCTTGGAGAAACACCAAATGCAAATCATTATTTGCCAATCCAACGAGTCCTATGAGAGGGAGAAAATATTGGTGAAAGAGCTTTTGGATATTGGTGTATCAGGACTGATTGTGTCTTTAGCAAGTGAAACCAAGGAATTCGACCATTTTTTAGAAGCTAAGAAAAGGAAGATTCCATTAGTGTTTTTCAATCGCCTTTGTGATGAGGTTGAGTCCGATAAAGTTATCATTGACAATTTTAAAGCAGCTTACGATGCCACGCAGCATTTAATTTCTGTGGGATGTAAGCGCATTGCATATATAGGCGGACCAAAGATTTTACAAATTAGCTCAACACGACTTTTGGGTTATAAGAAAGCCCTAGTGGACGCCAACTTACCAGTGGAGGAGAAACTTATTGAAAGCACCAATTTTACGCGGGAAGGAAATTTAAGTACCGCAAGAAAATTGTTGTATTCACCTGAACACCCGGACGGTGTTTTGGCCTTTAGTGATCAAGTAGCCATAGGAGTAATGCTAGCAGCCAAAGAACGCGGCCTGAAAATGGCAGAAGACTTAGCAATTATCGGCTTTAATAATGAGCCTATTGATGAGCTTTTAGAGCCTTCACTTACCAGTATTGATCAGCCCAGCTATGAAATGGGTGTAGAATCGGCAAAGTTGATTATAGATCGGATTGAAAATTACGATAAAGACGTATCACGTATGGTCTTAAAATCAGAATTGGTTATTCGTAATTCTACCAACAAGAATAAGTCCTAGAGTCAGTAAAAATTTCTTTCACATAAACGGAAAAACTATGTTTAAATATGGTTTTTCAATTTGGCAATCCTTCTCGAGAAGCACTGAGTGCTCAACCTTATCTCTAGGTATTCAAACGTATTTTTTTCAGTTATCAGGATATAGTAAATCTATTTTATTTTATGCAAAATATTGCGCATTTGTAGTTTTAAATATATGTTCGGTTATATTTTGTAATACTTTTTATAGATATTTATACTATATTCGTTGATATTATCAATTTAATATTTTTTTGCACAAATATTGCACAAAATATAGTATAACTACAATTAGAAAGAATTAAAATGGGAAAAACGTACAAAATCGCTGTAGTTAATGGCGACGGAATTGGGGCTGAAATTGTTCCTGCCGGGGTTTCCGTACTAGATGCGGTAGCCAATAAATATGGATTTACACTAGATAAGCAAGAATTCCCCTTTGGAGCGGGATATTTTAAAAAGCATGGCAAATTTATGTCAGATGATGCTTTAGAAACCCTCAAGAAATTTGATGCTATCTTTTTCGGAGCGGTAGGCTTGCCAGAGGTAGACGATACGTTGCCGGCAAGAGATTATACTTTTCGGGTAAGAACCTCTTTTCAACAGTATGTAAATTATCGTCCGGTAAAATTATTTCCAGGTGTAGAAAGTCCGTTGCGCTATAAGACGGAAAAAGACATAGATTTTGTGGTAGTTCGGGAAAATAATGAAGGGGAGTTCGTTCAGAGTGGAAAAATTATGCATCCTGATAAACCCGGTGGTATGGCTATGGATACTAGTATTTTTACTAGATTCGGCATTGAACGCATCGCTCATTATTCTTTTAAATTGGCGCGTAAACGAAACCATAAAGTCACTAACGTAACCAAATCTAATACGCTTATCAATAGCTTAGCGTATTGGGACAGGGTAATTGCAGAAGTAGCGCAAGAATACCCAGATGTAGAATACAGCAAAATGTATATAGATAATGCTTCGGCAAGTTTTGTATTGCGTCCAGAAGTTTTTGATGTTATTCTAACAACTAACCTTTTTGGAGATATTTTATCCGACCTTGGTGGTGCTATCATGGGAAGTTTAGGTCTTGGTGGTAGTGGAAATATTAATCCTGAGAAAGATTTTCCTTCTATGTTTGAGCCAATTCATGGTTCCGCACCTGATATTGCAGGACAGAATATAGCCAACCCTATTGGGCAAATATGGTCTGCAGCAATTATGTTGGATCATTTGGGAGAAACAGAAGCTGCAAAAGAAATTATGGCGGGTATAGAAGCAACGACCGCAAAAGGCAATTTAACAAAAGACCTTCGTGGTACGGCCTCAACATCTGAAGTTGCGGAAAGCGTGGTGCAATTTATCAACGCAACTAAATTATCAACTATATAAGTATAATGGTAAATAGAAAAATCATTGACCTCACATTACCCATCAAATCGGGTGTTAAGGGAGTAGCTATAGACCAGGCCAGAACTTTGGCTAACGATGGTTGGAACGCCACAACCTTGCATCTGTATTCGCATAGTGGCACCCATATGGATGCTCCGGTACATTTTGAGGTCAATGATCAGACTATAGACCAACTTCCGGTTGCACGTTTTGTCTCCGAAGCTTGGGTGGTTAATCTCACGGATATTAAACCTAAAGAATCCATTACGGTGGCACATTTGGGCGCGACTGCTGAAGAAGTAAAAGAAGGACAAAGTTTGCTTTTGCACACAGGTTGGAGTAAAAAGTTGGGTACGGATGAGTATCGCGATGCATTGCCAAGAATTAGCCCTGAACTGGCCCATTGGTTGGGTGAGAAAAAGGTAAATATTCTTGGCGTTGAACCTCCTTCTGTAGCAGATGTAAACAATATCGAGGAAGTTACGGAGGTACATACCATTTTAATGAAAAACGACATCATTATAGTTGAGGGACTTACCAACTTAGAAGCACTTTCACAATTAAAAGTTACGCTTGTAGCACTACCGTTGAAAGTCGAAAATGGCGATGGCGCTCCCGCGCGTATCATTGCAATAGAAAATTGAATTTCATGTCGCACTCAGCACTTTTAAAATCAATTGAAGAGGGAGCGGGGCTTTTGGGCCTAGAGAAAGAAATTCGTGCAGAACTAGCCAAAAATCCAAAATCCATAGTTGTTTTAGATGATGACCCAACGGGCACTCAAACCGTGCACGATGTTCCGGTTATTACAGAATGGACCGAGGAAATATTGGAGAACGAACTTTTAGTAAGCCCTGTTTTTTTTATACTCACTAATTCTAGAAGTTTACAGGCAGATGAAGCAGATGCTTTAAGTGAGTTATTGGGAGAACGACTGCAGAAAGTAGCCGAAAAACATCAAAAAAAATTGATTGTCATTAGTCGAAGCGATTCTACTTTAAGGGGGCATTACCCCAACGAAGTTGATGCCTTGGAAAAAGGCATGGGCTTAAAAAAAACAAAGCACATATTAGCTCCCGCCTTTTTTGAAGGTGGACGTTACACGTATGAGGATATTCATTATGTGAAAGAAGGAGATGAGTTCATTCCTGCGGCAAAAACTCCTTTTGCACAAGACAACACTTTTGGTTATTCAGCATCCAATTTAAAAGACTGGATAATAGAAAAATCGGAAGAAAAAGTAAACAGAAAAAATATTGCAAGTGTTTCGGTTCACGCGCTTAGAAATACATCATCCGAAGAAATAAAATCGATAATAGAACAACCGGAGATAACGCATATTATAGCGAACGCCACATCATATCCCGATTTGCAGGCCATGGCGCTTGCAATTTTAAAGAGTGAAAGTTCTTTTATTTTTAGAACTGCGGCATCTTTTATTAATGCAATTTCTGGTATTGCCATAAAACCATGTTTAACAAAAGATGAAATTCTAAAAAAACCGTCGTCAAATGGTGCACTTGTAGTAATTGGCTCTTACGTTCCCAAAACTACTGCTCAACTGGTGTATTTAAAAGAGCGAAGTAATGCAGTTTTTCTTGAATTAAATGTGACCAATATGTTCGATATTGGAGTTTTCTGTAAAGAATTGGTCTTACTGGTGGAGAAAGTAGAAAACCATCTTAAAGTGGGTAAAGACGTTGTAGTTTTCACCAGTAGAGAAGTCAAAAAAGGAACCTCAAAAAGCGAGAGTCTTGAAATTGTAAATAGGGTTTCTAATGCATTGATATCCATAGTTAAAAAGATAAGGGTACGACCAAAATATATTCTTGCAAAAGGTGGTATTACTTCTAGTGATGTTGCTACAAAAGGTCTGAATGTACGCCGCGCAAATGTTTTAGGACAGGTGCTAAAAGGCATACCTGTTTGGCAATTGGACAGCGATGCAAAATTTCCTGATATGCCCTATATTGTATTTCCTGGCAATGTTGGAGATGATACTGCACTATATGAACTGATTTCCTTATTGAAATAAAAAAACATGAAAACACAGGGCTATTTTCCGAAGCGGTATTTTATGGTTTTAGGGACATTTCTATTGGCCTTGTTGTTGTACGTAGACCGTGTTTGTATTTCAGTGGCCAAAGAGCCAATTTCTGCAGCTTTGGACTTGAGCGATAAACAAATGGGATGGGTTTTGGCTGCCTTTTCCTTGGGGTATGCTCTTTTTCAAACTCCGGCCGGCATGCTTTCCGATTCTTTAGGCCCGCGTAAAGTACTTGCGGCTATTGTAGCTGTTTGGTCAGTTTTTACCGCATTAACTGGGGCTGCATTTAATTTTATGTCCCTCTTGGTAGTTCGGTTTCTTTTTGGGGCAGGAGAAGCTGGTGCTTTTCCAGGAATGTCAAGAGCTATTTATACGTGGATTCCCTTGCAAGAAAGGGGTCTTGTTACGGGTATTAATTTTTCCGGGTCTAGATTGGGGGCGGCATTCGCTCTTCCTATGGTAGCTTGGATGATAGATGATTTTGGATGGCGGTCTTCTTTTATGATTTTAGGGGTCGTTGGTGTAGCTTGGGCAGTTGCTTGGTTTCTGTTTTTCAGAGATATGCCAGAAGAACATCCTAATATTTCAAACGTAGAAAAAGAATTCATTTTAGCCACAAGGCAGCCACAAGATACAGGGGTAAAAACCAAAAAAATAAATGTAGGCGACTTGTTGAAGTCAAAAAACATTTGGTTGGCTATGGGGCAATACTTCTGCAGTAACTTTACTTTCTTCTTTGCGCTTACATGGCTTTTTCCACATGTAAAAAGCGAGTATGGTCTAAACACCATGGAGGCCGGTTTATATACGGCAATTCCCTTAATTTTTGGTGCTTTTGGAAACTGGACATCAGGAGCGCTTAGTGACCGAATCTATAAAAAAGGTAATTGGGACAGATCTCGTATTCTTCCCGCTTCAATCGGGTTTTTTCTAGCAGCTGTTGGGCTTATAGGCAGTATTTATATGGTTACTGTTGAAGGTGCTATTTTATTTTTGAGCCTTGCAATTTTTGGAGCGGATATGACCTTACCATCGTCTTGGGCTTTTTGCGTAGATATTGGTAAAGAGCATTCCGGAGCAGTATCGGGGACAATGAATATGGCCGGAAACATTGGGGCATTTTTAACCGCACTGGCATTTCCATACTTGCAGTCTTGGACAGAATCTACCACTCCGTTCTTTGTGGTGGGTGCAGTATTGAATACTATTGCAATCGTAATGTGGTTTAATATGAAGCCACAAAGGCATTTTTCTACCTATTAACAAAGGCAGTATGGCAAAATTAAAAGGAGTTTGTATAGGAGCAGGTTATTTTAGTCAGTTTCATTTTGAGGCATGGAAAAGAACGGATACTGTGGACATTGTAGGTGTTTGTGACTCGGTTAAAGAGCGGGCGGAAGACATTGTCAAAAACTATGGTTTTAAGAAGGCTTACACTAATGTTGAGGAAATGTTTCTTAAAGAGAAACCCGATTTTGTAGATATCGTAACTCCTCCTGAAAGCCATTTGGAGCTTTGTAAATTAGCCGTTACGCATAATATTCATATCATCTGTCAAAAACCGTTGGCGCCAACTTTAGAAGAGGCCAAAGAGATTGGATCGCTTATTTCTAATTCAGATGTTAGGATGATGGTGCATGAAAATTTCCGATTTCAACCCTGGCACCGGGAGCTTAAAAAGCTTTTGGATACTCAGGTAATTGGTTCCAAATTACACACCATCAATTTGCGTATGCGAATGGGCGACGGTTGGCAGACCGATGCATATATGAACAGACAACCTTATTTCAGGGAAATGGAGCGGTTGCTTATCTACGAAACTGGAATTCATTTTATAGATGTATTTAGATATTTGGGAGGAGAAATCACGGAGGTATACGCTAAACTTAGAACGCTCAATACAAATATTAAAGGTGAAGATTTTGCTTGGGTCAACTTTGATTTTGCCAATGGCGGTCTTGGTTTTTTAGATGCAAATAGATATAATGAAAACACTTCCGAAGACCCAAGGTTAACCTTTGGTACCGTACTTGTTGAAGGAGACAGGGGTAGTCTACGTCTTTATGATGACGGAAAGATTACCATTCAACTTTTGGGTAAAGAAGAGCAAGAACACAAGTATAGCTTTAAAAAACAAAATTTTGCAGGAGACTGTGTTTTTGCCACGCAGCAACATTTTGTCTCTAACCTTATTGCAGGAACTCCCTTTGAAACTGACGTTGCCAGTTACATTCCGAATATTTTAGTATTGGAAAAAATCTACGAATCCAGCGCTAAAAAAATGCCTTTAAAGGTTTAAATTTATCCCCTACCAATTAAGTCTTAATTTCTAATTTTGCTTGTATTCTTATGGTCCTTTTGGTTGTAAGGTTTTGGCTTTTAGAACGACTTATATTTCCCTTTTAAAATGAATTTTTTGCAACGCACTGAGCTACATTAATTTAGTTCAAAAAGAGGGTATTCTGTAATTTTGATGATAGATTGATTATGAAAGAAATGAAAACAAATAAAGTACCGTATTCCATATTAGAATTGGCAACTGTTGGAGCTGGTTTTAAACCAAAAGAAGTTTTTGATAATAGTCTTGAATTGGCACAAAAGGCCGAAGAGTTTGGATACAATCGTTTTTGGCTGGCAGAACACCATAATATGTTAAGTATTGCTAGTTCAGCCACTTCTGTACTCATGGGTTATATAGCCGGGGGTACCAAAAAAATACGCGTAGGTTCAGGCGGTATTATGCTACCCAACCACTCTTCTTTGCTTATAGCAGAACAGTTTGGAACCTTGGCGTCATTATACCCAGGCCGTATAGATTTAGGCTTAGGAAGGGCCCCAGGAACAGACCAGACTACGGCAAACGCCATTCGGCCAGATAGAATGCAGGCCGTTTATCGCTTTCCGGAAGAAATGCATAATATTCAGAAGTACTTTTCAAAAGATAACCAGGATGCAAAAGTTAGGGCGCCTATAGCAGAGGGTGTGGATGTACCCATCTATATTCTGGGCTCAAGTACAGATAGTGCTTATTTAGCAGCAAAAGAGGGGCTTCCTTATGTGTTTGCCAGTCACTTTGCACCCACCCAACTTATGGAGGCCTTGAATATTTATTATAATAATTTTCAGCCTTCAAAATATTTACAGGAACCTTATTCTATAGCAGCTGTAAATGTGATAGCCGCAGAAACCGATGAGGAGGCAGAAACGGTATCTACTTCTATGTTGCGTTTGTTGTTGGGGGTAATGACCGGTAAGATTGATTATATGCAGCCACCCGTAAAAATGACACCAGAACTAAAACAGATTTCGGTAGACCCTGCATTTCAGCGGATGTTGAAGTATTCTTTTGTGGGGAGCAAAGCTACCGTTAAGCAAAAAACAGAGGAATTCATCAAACAGACTGGTGTAAACGAAATTATTGCGGTTTCGCATATTTACAATCAAGAAGACAGAATCAATTCATTCCGACTTTTTTCTGAAGCGATGAAAGAAATGTAAAAACGATTGAGTATAGGCTGCGTAAATCGTAGCCTAATTTTAATCTTTTTTGTTGACTAACCCTTTTGTAAATTCATTTAGGGTTTCTACCTTTTCCTCAAAATCTCCCTTTATAGTTTTTCTATATTCGTTGAGGTTTTTCACTAAATCATCTATATTTTCTGGAATAACATCCTCAAAAAATTGACGTAAACGTTTTGCCGTAGTGGGCGATTTTCCGTTCGTAGAAATAGCCACTTTTACGTTTCCTTTGGTGACGATACCACCCATGTAAAAATCGCAAAAAGGAGGGTTGTCCGCTACATTTACCAAGATGCTCTGTGCTCTACAATCATGGTACACCTGCTCGTTTATTTCTACTTTGTCCGTAGTGGCTACCACCATATGCTTACCTCCAAGGAAGGTTTTGTTATAGTTGTTAGAATGCATAGTAATGCCAAATTTATTGGCCAATGCAATTGTTTCTTCCCTAAACATGGGTGATACCATTTCTACTTGAGCATTAGGGCTTGACTTCAATAAAAAAGTCAATTTTTCTAAAGCTACATTTCCGCCGCCTACAATTAAAATATTTAAATTCGATACTTTAAGAAATACCGGGTACAGTTCATTCCGCTCCATGTTCTTCTTCTTTTTCTGTTTTATAATTGATGGTGATACGAGTTCCTTCTCCTGGAATAGAATTAATAAATAGTCTTCCGTTTATATAATCTATTCGCTCTTTCATGAAAAAGAGCCCCATTCCACCTTCACTATTATTCTTTGGTACTTGTCCTAAAATAGAATCGTCAAAACCCTTTCCATCATCATCAATAACAACACTTAAGATATCATCTTTGAAATTAATGGTCACCAAAATATAACTTGCTTCTGCGTATTTAATAGCATTATTGACCGCCTCTTGTACTACCCTATAGACATTTGTTTCGGCCAAAGAATCAAATCTAATGTGTTCATCGGTCTTGTTGTCGAAAAGAATGGTTTTCCCTGTCAGTTTTGAAAGTTCAACAGTCATTTTTTGAAGTGCAGGAAAAATGCCATGGTCACTAAGTTCTGGGGGCGTAAGGTTGAATGTAGCCGTACGCACACCTTTAATAAGATCCGAAGCTAAGGTCTTTAAATAGGCAATTTTTTCTATTGTCTTATCTTTATTCTCGGGATCGATAGATTCAATATTAAATTTTAATGCCGTCAGCATTTGCCCTATACCATCGTGAATATCTTTAGCAATACGCTTGCGTTCTTCTTCTTGCCCTTCCACGATTTGGCTTGCCTGTACTTTTTTCTGAAGCATTCGCTCTTCAAAATTCTGTTTGGTAAGTTGCTCTACCTTAATGCTGTTTTCCTTACGCTCCGTAATATCCGAACACAGGATAAGAATACTTTGTTGTCTGCTGGATTGGTGCATGGGTACGATAGACATATCTAGCCAAAAATCCTTTCCTTCTAAAGTGGTGATTTTGATTTCCTCTGTACGGATTACATTTTTTCTATTACTCTTCAGGACCTCTCTAAGATATTCTTGTTGGCCAGAGTCTGTCGTAAGAATTTCCGCTAAGGGCTTATTCAATTGGTTTTCAGTAATACCCAATAAACCCTGAAATTTTTTACTGATAAAAACGATGCTACCATCTTTTCTTGCACTTGCAAATAAGGAGGCATTATCTATTACAAAGTTTAATTCCTGTAATTCTTGGAGTGATTTTTCTTTTTCGG includes:
- a CDS encoding LacI family DNA-binding transcriptional regulator, whose product is MDKKQTTLKDIASKLNVSISTVSRALQGNPRISIQTREKVLELAKEYNYFQTKHINPFAKKKIQAVGVIVPSIKYHLYAMAISGIEEILEKHQMQIIICQSNESYEREKILVKELLDIGVSGLIVSLASETKEFDHFLEAKKRKIPLVFFNRLCDEVESDKVIIDNFKAAYDATQHLISVGCKRIAYIGGPKILQISSTRLLGYKKALVDANLPVEEKLIESTNFTREGNLSTARKLLYSPEHPDGVLAFSDQVAIGVMLAAKERGLKMAEDLAIIGFNNEPIDELLEPSLTSIDQPSYEMGVESAKLIIDRIENYDKDVSRMVLKSELVIRNSTNKNKS
- a CDS encoding tartrate dehydrogenase — encoded protein: MGKTYKIAVVNGDGIGAEIVPAGVSVLDAVANKYGFTLDKQEFPFGAGYFKKHGKFMSDDALETLKKFDAIFFGAVGLPEVDDTLPARDYTFRVRTSFQQYVNYRPVKLFPGVESPLRYKTEKDIDFVVVRENNEGEFVQSGKIMHPDKPGGMAMDTSIFTRFGIERIAHYSFKLARKRNHKVTNVTKSNTLINSLAYWDRVIAEVAQEYPDVEYSKMYIDNASASFVLRPEVFDVILTTNLFGDILSDLGGAIMGSLGLGGSGNINPEKDFPSMFEPIHGSAPDIAGQNIANPIGQIWSAAIMLDHLGETEAAKEIMAGIEATTAKGNLTKDLRGTASTSEVAESVVQFINATKLSTI
- a CDS encoding cyclase family protein, which codes for MVNRKIIDLTLPIKSGVKGVAIDQARTLANDGWNATTLHLYSHSGTHMDAPVHFEVNDQTIDQLPVARFVSEAWVVNLTDIKPKESITVAHLGATAEEVKEGQSLLLHTGWSKKLGTDEYRDALPRISPELAHWLGEKKVNILGVEPPSVADVNNIEEVTEVHTILMKNDIIIVEGLTNLEALSQLKVTLVALPLKVENGDGAPARIIAIEN
- a CDS encoding four-carbon acid sugar kinase family protein, which gives rise to MSHSALLKSIEEGAGLLGLEKEIRAELAKNPKSIVVLDDDPTGTQTVHDVPVITEWTEEILENELLVSPVFFILTNSRSLQADEADALSELLGERLQKVAEKHQKKLIVISRSDSTLRGHYPNEVDALEKGMGLKKTKHILAPAFFEGGRYTYEDIHYVKEGDEFIPAAKTPFAQDNTFGYSASNLKDWIIEKSEEKVNRKNIASVSVHALRNTSSEEIKSIIEQPEITHIIANATSYPDLQAMALAILKSESSFIFRTAASFINAISGIAIKPCLTKDEILKKPSSNGALVVIGSYVPKTTAQLVYLKERSNAVFLELNVTNMFDIGVFCKELVLLVEKVENHLKVGKDVVVFTSREVKKGTSKSESLEIVNRVSNALISIVKKIRVRPKYILAKGGITSSDVATKGLNVRRANVLGQVLKGIPVWQLDSDAKFPDMPYIVFPGNVGDDTALYELISLLK
- a CDS encoding MFS transporter, translating into MKTQGYFPKRYFMVLGTFLLALLLYVDRVCISVAKEPISAALDLSDKQMGWVLAAFSLGYALFQTPAGMLSDSLGPRKVLAAIVAVWSVFTALTGAAFNFMSLLVVRFLFGAGEAGAFPGMSRAIYTWIPLQERGLVTGINFSGSRLGAAFALPMVAWMIDDFGWRSSFMILGVVGVAWAVAWFLFFRDMPEEHPNISNVEKEFILATRQPQDTGVKTKKINVGDLLKSKNIWLAMGQYFCSNFTFFFALTWLFPHVKSEYGLNTMEAGLYTAIPLIFGAFGNWTSGALSDRIYKKGNWDRSRILPASIGFFLAAVGLIGSIYMVTVEGAILFLSLAIFGADMTLPSSWAFCVDIGKEHSGAVSGTMNMAGNIGAFLTALAFPYLQSWTESTTPFFVVGAVLNTIAIVMWFNMKPQRHFSTY
- a CDS encoding Gfo/Idh/MocA family protein encodes the protein MAKLKGVCIGAGYFSQFHFEAWKRTDTVDIVGVCDSVKERAEDIVKNYGFKKAYTNVEEMFLKEKPDFVDIVTPPESHLELCKLAVTHNIHIICQKPLAPTLEEAKEIGSLISNSDVRMMVHENFRFQPWHRELKKLLDTQVIGSKLHTINLRMRMGDGWQTDAYMNRQPYFREMERLLIYETGIHFIDVFRYLGGEITEVYAKLRTLNTNIKGEDFAWVNFDFANGGLGFLDANRYNENTSEDPRLTFGTVLVEGDRGSLRLYDDGKITIQLLGKEEQEHKYSFKKQNFAGDCVFATQQHFVSNLIAGTPFETDVASYIPNILVLEKIYESSAKKMPLKV
- a CDS encoding LLM class flavin-dependent oxidoreductase, whose product is MKTNKVPYSILELATVGAGFKPKEVFDNSLELAQKAEEFGYNRFWLAEHHNMLSIASSATSVLMGYIAGGTKKIRVGSGGIMLPNHSSLLIAEQFGTLASLYPGRIDLGLGRAPGTDQTTANAIRPDRMQAVYRFPEEMHNIQKYFSKDNQDAKVRAPIAEGVDVPIYILGSSTDSAYLAAKEGLPYVFASHFAPTQLMEALNIYYNNFQPSKYLQEPYSIAAVNVIAAETDEEAETVSTSMLRLLLGVMTGKIDYMQPPVKMTPELKQISVDPAFQRMLKYSFVGSKATVKQKTEEFIKQTGVNEIIAVSHIYNQEDRINSFRLFSEAMKEM
- a CDS encoding precorrin-2 dehydrogenase/sirohydrochlorin ferrochelatase family protein, which gives rise to MERNELYPVFLKVSNLNILIVGGGNVALEKLTFLLKSSPNAQVEMVSPMFREETIALANKFGITMHSNNYNKTFLGGKHMVVATTDKVEINEQVYHDCRAQSILVNVADNPPFCDFYMGGIVTKGNVKVAISTNGKSPTTAKRLRQFFEDVIPENIDDLVKNLNEYRKTIKGDFEEKVETLNEFTKGLVNKKD
- a CDS encoding PAS domain-containing sensor histidine kinase; protein product: MQKDKTQLPLDSETFLSIRKWYLWALAGIAVTIIVSQILIQLHLSSQLSDSRVINVAGFQRAYSQKLTKELLLIKSDFSKGEIDPKIKELSKTIAIWKHSHIALQNGDIDKGLPNEDDTEILGLFNKLEPHHSAMVQAAETIITSYHNNSLSEASLEQNVTIVLQNEDRFLQLMDDIVNQYDERSKAKLKNLKQKEYLLLCISLLILILEIVFIFKPLSLQIRKTIGDLMQNQVNSDARAKEVQQLYSEKEKSLQELQELNFVIDNASLFASARKDGSIVFISKKFQGLLGITENQLNKPLAEILTTDSGQQEYLREVLKSNRKNVIRTEEIKITTLEGKDFWLDMSIVPMHQSSRQQSILILCSDITERKENSIKVEQLTKQNFEERMLQKKVQASQIVEGQEEERKRIAKDIHDGIGQMLTALKFNIESIDPENKDKTIEKIAYLKTLASDLIKGVRTATFNLTPPELSDHGIFPALQKMTVELSKLTGKTILFDNKTDEHIRFDSLAETNVYRVVQEAVNNAIKYAEASYILVTINFKDDILSVVIDDDGKGFDDSILGQVPKNNSEGGMGLFFMKERIDYINGRLFINSIPGEGTRITINYKTEKEEEHGAE